Within the Roseicitreum antarcticum genome, the region CGCGGCTGGGGCCTACGTTGGGCACCGGCGGCGGCGCGGCGCTGGCAGGTACACCGTGCATCGAGGCCAGCAGCAATTCCAGTTGGCGGGTGGCGTTGTCGGCGCGCGTGGTTTGCTCGGACAGCCGCGCCACCGATGCCTCAGAAGCTTTTTGCGCGCGGATCAGCGCTGTGTTCAACGCATCGACCTGTGCTGACAAAAGCGCAATGGCATTGCCCACATCGCCGTCCAGCCGGGTCAAAGCGCGCAACCGGCGCGAGAGCATCAAGCAATATGCGGCGGCAAGAAGCGCGCCCGCGCCGATGGCGATATCAATCAGGTGTTGCATAGGCAGCGGCCCCTTCAGTTTAAAACAAATTCGGTGATGAGCAGGTCGCGTACCTGTTCGGGTCCCGCGACGATCTGGACGCGGCGCAGCATCTGGCTGCGCAGGCGGATCAGGGCGCCGGGTTCCTCCAGCTCGTTCGCGTCAAGCGTGTGAAGATAGCTGTTCAGCACATCGACGATCCGGGGCAGCTGCGCTGTCACGTCGGGTTCTGCGGCGGCGGGCGTCTCCAGATGTGCGGCGAATCGCAGATGCCCGCGCTGCGGCCGCCGGTTGAGGCTGACAATCACCGGCCCCACGGGAACAAAGGCGAAATCGGTGTCCAGCGCGGGTGTGACAACCTCAGGCTCGGCATGCAGCAGCGTGTCCAGCATGCCTGAATAGACGGCATAAAACCCGCCGCCACCGAGGACCGCTGCGACGATCAAGGCCAAAAGAATGGCTTTGAATGATTTTTTCTTTGGGGGTGCGTCGTTGGCAGTGGCGTCGGTCATTTCGGCCTCGCAATGAGTGTCGTTTTTTGTGGTTTGACACAATGTCACTAACCGATTGTTAAAGCCTGTCGCCGATACCCAGAGTGAGCCGCCGGAAATTCACGCTGCTGGGAGAATCGATTTGGACAACATGCTGGCACTATGGGGAGGGCTGGACACGCGCAGGCGTGTGGTCCTCGTCGCGGCGACAGTCGGGGTCTTCCTGGCGGTCCTGGGGCTGGCGCGGGTGGCCAACTCACCGTCGATGGCGCTGCTCTACGCGGGGCTGGACGGCGCGGCGGCAGGGGAGGTCGTGACGGCGCTTGATGCGCGCGGGCTGACATACGAAGTACGCGGGGATGCGATCTTCGTTGATCATGCGATGCGCGACGAAACCCGGATGATGCTGGCCGCCGAGGGGCTGCCGACCAACGCGATCACAGGCTACGAACTTTTGGACGGGCTGTCAGGCTTCGGCACGACCTCGCAGATGTTCGATGCGGCTTATTGGCGCGCGAAGGAAGGTGAGCTGGCGCGCACCATCCTGTCCAGCCCGCATATCCGGAGCGCGCGCGTGCACATTTCGCAGGGCACCGGCGCCGCTTTCCGGCGTGATGGCCGCCCGACGGCTTCAGTCTCGGTGACAACCGGCACCGGCACGCTCAGCCCTGTGCAGGCGCGGGCGCTGCAGTTCCTCGTGGCGTCTGCGGTAGCGGGCATGGCGCCCGAAGATGTGTCGGTGATCGACGGGCAGGGTGGGCTGATCAGCGGATCGGATGCCGATCAGGCCTATGGCGGGGCGGGCGCCGACCGCGCCGCAATCCTGCGCCGCAATGTGGAACGCCTGCTGGAGGCGCATGTCGGCATCGGCCGCGCGGTGGTCGAGGTCAGCGTCGATACGGTGACCGACCGTGAAACCATTGTGGAGCGTCGCTTTGACCCGGAAGGCCGCGTCGCCATCAGTTCAGAGGCTGAAGAGCGGACGCGCAACGCCACCGATACCCGCGCCGCGGGTGTGACGGTGGCCAGCAACCTGCCTGACGGCGATGCGGCGGGCGGCGACGGCCAATCGGAGACCCGCGATTCTGAGACGCGGCAGGTCAACAATTACGAGGTCTCACAGACGCAGCGCGAGGTTCAACGCGCGCCCGGTGCCGTGCGACGGCTGACGGTCGCAGTCATGGTTGATGGGACGCGCGGCACGGATGAGGCCGGGGAAGCGATTTGGACGCCGCGCCCCGAGGCAGAGCTGGAGGCCTTGCGCGAACTCGTCGCCTCGGCCGTTGGTTTTGATGAGGCGCGCGGCGATGTCATAACCCTGCGCTCGCTGCCATTCGAGGTGCAGTTGATCGAAGGGTCGGAGCCGTCAACCTCGATCTTCGGACCGCTGCGGCTGGACCCCATGACGGTGATCTCGATGGCGCTGCTCAGCCTGATGGTGCTGGTGCTGACCCTCTTCGTGCTCCGGCCCATGCTGCGCGGCGCGCAAGGGGGGGCGCGCAGCGAGGTCAGCACGATGGATTTCGACGATGATTTCCCCGCCATGCAATCGCCCGCACTGGCCATCGCAGATGGTTACGGTGGCGGGTTCGCGATGGGTATGGCGGATGGCATGGGGGATGGCGCCATGGGCATGGAGCACGGCGGCGCCGATCGGGAGCTGCAAAACGATCCCATGGCGCGGTTGCGCAACCTGATCGAGGAACGGCAATCGGAGACGGCGGAAATCCTGCGCAACTGGCTGGATGAAAAAGAGGAGCGGCGGTGATGGGATCTGCCCTGAAACTGGAAGTCTTTGCACAATCGGCCGCAGTTGCGTCGGCCACATGGATGACAAGTGAGCAGATCGAAGCAGCACGCCAAGCCGCCTTCGAAGAGGGATATGCCTCGGGCTGGCAGGACAGCACCGATCAGCTCAATACCGGCCGGCGGAGCGCTGACGAGGCTTT harbors:
- the fliF gene encoding flagellar basal-body MS-ring/collar protein FliF, producing the protein MLALWGGLDTRRRVVLVAATVGVFLAVLGLARVANSPSMALLYAGLDGAAAGEVVTALDARGLTYEVRGDAIFVDHAMRDETRMMLAAEGLPTNAITGYELLDGLSGFGTTSQMFDAAYWRAKEGELARTILSSPHIRSARVHISQGTGAAFRRDGRPTASVSVTTGTGTLSPVQARALQFLVASAVAGMAPEDVSVIDGQGGLISGSDADQAYGGAGADRAAILRRNVERLLEAHVGIGRAVVEVSVDTVTDRETIVERRFDPEGRVAISSEAEERTRNATDTRAAGVTVASNLPDGDAAGGDGQSETRDSETRQVNNYEVSQTQREVQRAPGAVRRLTVAVMVDGTRGTDEAGEAIWTPRPEAELEALRELVASAVGFDEARGDVITLRSLPFEVQLIEGSEPSTSIFGPLRLDPMTVISMALLSLMVLVLTLFVLRPMLRGAQGGARSEVSTMDFDDDFPAMQSPALAIADGYGGGFAMGMADGMGDGAMGMEHGGADRELQNDPMARLRNLIEERQSETAEILRNWLDEKEERR
- a CDS encoding flagellar basal body-associated FliL family protein, encoding MTDATANDAPPKKKSFKAILLALIVAAVLGGGGFYAVYSGMLDTLLHAEPEVVTPALDTDFAFVPVGPVIVSLNRRPQRGHLRFAAHLETPAAAEPDVTAQLPRIVDVLNSYLHTLDANELEEPGALIRLRSQMLRRVQIVAGPEQVRDLLITEFVLN